A segment of the Thermodesulfovibrionales bacterium genome:
TGTCTCGACCTTCGCCGCTTTTTTCACGAGGGCCTTTGATCAGATACGCATGAGCCAGTATTCGGACCCGAATATCAAGTTTTGCGGTTCCCACGCCGGGGTATCGATCGGCGAGGACGGTTCCTCTCAGATGGGTCTCGAAGACATCGCGATGTTCCGATGCCTCCTGAACAGCGTGGTACTCTATCCCTCCGACGCCGTCTCGACGGAGAAACTCGTCGAGGAGTCGGCACGGCACAAGGGGATCGTCTACCTTCGCACGACAAGGAAAGAGACGCCCGTCTTGTATCAAAACGACGAGACGTTTCCTCTCGGCGGGTCTAAGGTATTGAGAAAGAGCGGCGTTGACAGGGTCACGGTCGCTGCCGCCGGCGTAACGCTCCACGAGGCGCTCGCAGCGTACGAGGCGTTGAAAGCGGAGGGGATATCCGTCCGCGTGATAGACCTTTACAGCGTCAAACCCGTCGACCGGGTGACGCTCTCCCAAGCAGCCGGCGCCACGAAGGCGATCATCACGGTGGAGGACCATTTCGCCGAAGGCGGCATCGGAGAAGCGGTGAGAAGCGCCCTGGCCGACCTGCGGACGCCCGTCCATTCGCTCGCCGTGAGAAACATGCCGAGGAGCGGGAAACCCGATGAACTCCTCGCATACGAAGAGATTTCGAAAAACGCGATCATCAAGAAAGTAAAGGAGCTTCTATGAGACCGGAAAACCTCAAGACGAGAATATTCCTGGACGGGGGCGACCCCCACGAAACGAAGCAGGTTCTCGACCTGCTCGGGTTTCTTGACGGACAGACGACAAACCCCACGCTCATCGCAAAAAATCCGAGCGCGCGGAAGCGGCTCGAAAAGGGAGACAAGTTCACCGGTGAAGAGATCCTCAACTTCTACCACTTCGTCGTGAGGGAGGTTTCGGGACTGCTGCCGCAGGGTTCGATATCGGTCGAAGTGTATGCCGATGCGTCGACCCCCGCCGAGCAGATGCTGAAGCAGGGGCGGGAGATGTTTTCCTGGATCCCGAACGCACACATCAAATTCCCGACATCGCGGGAGGGGCTGAAGGCCGCCGAGGCGGCGGTCAAGGAAGGGTTGAGGGTGAACATGACGCTCTGCTTCACGCAGGAACAGGCTGCCGCGGTGTATTCGGCGACGCTCGGGGGGAAGAGGGGGAACGTTTTCCTTTCGCCTTTCATAGGGAGGCTTGACGACAAGGGAGAGAACGGCATGGATCTCATCGCCAACATCCTCTGCATGTACCGAAAGGGGAACGCCCATGTCGAAGTCCTGACAGCGAGCGTGAGGACCCTGGACCATCTGCTCTACGCGCTGAAGCTCGGATCTGACATCATAACCGCGCCCTTCACGATATTGAAGGAATGGAAAGAAAAAGGGCTCATTATTCCGGGCGGGGATTATGCGTATCAGTCCCGGGACCTGAAATCCATCCCCTACAAGCAGATCGATCTCACCGGCAGATCGCAGGACTACGATATATCCCATGATCTGACGGACAAGGGGATGGAGAGATTCTCGAGTGACTGGAATGCGCTCATACGATAGGGCGTTCCAAGCCTCGTGAGGTTCAGGAGCGCTGAGGAGAACCTCGATGAGTGAAGAGATTATCGACAGCAGATTTCTTCAGACATGCGACATCTCGTTGGAGGAGTTTACCCTTCAGCCCTGCACCATGGTGATTTTCGGCGGTGCGGGAGACCTGAGCCGGAAGAAGCTTCTCCCCTCCGTCTTTCATCTCTTTAAGGAACGCGAGCTCACCGACGGTTTCTCTCTGCTCGGGTTCGGCAGGAAGGAACTCACCGATGAGCAGTACCGCGCGATGATGGAAGAAGAGGTGAAGTCTTTCGGCGAGGGGCTCTATGATGAAGGCACCTGGCGAGAATTCGACAAACACGTCTTTTCCCTGTCAGGGACATTCGAAGATGATGAAAGCTATAAAAGGCTCAGGGATAAGATCGAGGGGATCACGACGCCCGACGGAGGGGGGAACAAAAATGTCATCTACTATCTCGCCGTGCCTCCTCAAGTCACTCCCGTCCTCGTGAAAAAACTGAAATACCATAACCTCTGCAGGGGGCCGTTCAACACGAAGATCATCGTCGAAAAACCGTTCGGCAGCGACCTCTCCTCGGCCCGCGAACTGAACAGGATCCTGACGGGCGCCTTCCGCGAAGAGCAGGTCTACCGTATCGATCATTACCTCGGCAAAGAGCCGGTCCAGAATATCATCTTCTTCCGCTTTTCGAATATGATCTTCGAGCAGATATGGAACCGCCTCTTCGTGGACAACGTGCAGATTACCGTTGCCGAGTCGATCGGCATAGAGGGACGGGGGGGGTTCTATGAGCAGACCGGCGTGGTCAGAGACATCGTCCAGAACCACATGCTCCAGATCCTCGGCTTCATCGCCATGGAGCCGCCGGTGGGCTTCAGGGCCGATTTTATCAGGGACGAGAAAGTGAAGATCCTTCGCTCCATGAGGCCGATGAGCCCCGACTATATCGACAGGTTCGTCGTCAGAGGCCAGTACGGCCGCGGAAAGCAGAACGGCGCCGCGGTCCCGGCATACGGTGAAGAGGAGGGTGTCGGTCCCGCTTCCCTTGTGCCGACCTTTTTCGCCGGGAAATTTTACATCGACAACCTCCGCTGGGCCGGCGTGCCCTTTTACCTGCGGACCGGCAAGCGAATGAAGAAACGCGTGACCGAGATCTGCATACAGCTCAAGAGGCTGCCCCTCCAGCTCTTCGGCCGTACCTGCGATTCCATGGAACCGAACGTGCTCGTGCTGACGATTCAGCCGGACGAGAAGATTTCGATGCGGTTCATGGTGAAGTATCCCTACGTGAGCAACCAGATATATTCCACGAAGATGGTCTTCAGTTACCGCGAAGCCTTTAAGACGCCGGAGCATCCGGCCTACGAGCAACTCCTCGTTGATTGCATGAAGGGGGACTTGACCCCCTTCGTGAGACAGGATGAGGTAGAGCTCATGTGGGAGATCGTCGACCCGATTATCCGGCGCTGGGAAGAAGTCACCCCCGAAAATTTCCCGAACTACGCCGCAGGAACCTGGGGGCCTCCGGAGGCCCACCTCCTCCTCGAACAGGAAGACCGTTGCTGGATAACTGACTGAGCCGGATACGTCGTCATCAAAGAATCAGACCCGCCTGGAGAAGCCGATGGCGGCACCCAATTTCTTGAAAAGCTGCAGCAATAGTCATAAAATATTGTCATGGATAAAAAATTGGATCCGGATAGCAAGCCTAAGACCGAGCTGATCACGGAAGATATCAAGAAGATCCTCAAGGAGACATTCGAGGAGCTCAGGGACGATGTCGTCATCGAGGTCTTCACCGGGAAGGGTACGAATGACGTATTCAACGAGACCTTGACCGGCCTCGTAAAGGTCCTCGCCGAGATTTCTCCAAAGATCAAAGCTTCCTTTTATACCCTAGGGGACGAACACTCCGGAGAGAGGGGAGTCACGAAGTCCCCGACCCTGCTAGTGGCCCCTGACAAATACAGGATTCGTTTCACCGGTGCGCCTCTGGGTGAGGAAGGCCGGTCGCTGATCCTGGCTATCCTCATGGCATCGACAGGGAGCGTTGTGATATCGGAGAAATCGTTGAAGCGGCTCATGGAAATCGATACGAAGCGGGAGATTCAGGTCTTCGTAAGCCCGACCTGTCCCTATTGCCCGCAGGAGGTCGCGTACGCGGTTTCCGCGGCCATCGCGAGGAGAGATTTCGTATCAGCCGAGGTGATCGAGATATTCGAGAACAGGGACATCGCTGAAAAGTTCGGGATCGTCTCTGTCCCCCAGACGTTTATCAACGGCATCCTCACCTCTCCCGGGGCGGAGCCCGAGGACTATTTTGTCGAATCCCTCCTCTCGCTGAAGCGTCCCGAGGTCGTGCCGACGGAGGTCTCGGACGTCCCCGTCGAAAAGGACCTCGTCGTCGTCGGCGCGGGGCCGGCGGGGATGACAGCCGCGATTTATGCGGAGAGGGCGGGTCTCAAGACCGTGATCCTCGAACGGGAGAATATCGGGGGGCAGGTCACGATAACGCCGGAGGTCGAGAACTATCCCGGTTTCACGAGGATCCCGGGAAAGACCCTCGTTGACATGATGGCCCAGCAAGCGGCGCAGTATTCCGAGATACACCTTTCAGAAGAGGTGAAGGAGATAGAGAGCGTCGACGGGCGCTTCCAGATAAAATCAAACTGGGCCATCTACCGGACAAAGGGTATCATCATCGCTACGGGAGTCGCCAATAAGAGGCTGGACGTACCGGGGGAAAGCAGGCTTTACGGGAGGGGGGTGAGCTACTGCGCCGAATGCGACGGATACTTCTTCAAGGACGGGAAAAAGGTGATCGTCGTCGGCGGCGGCAACACCGCGGCGACCTACGCCCTTTACCTGAACACCCTCGGGGCGAAGGTGACGCTCATCCACAGGAGAGAGGCATTGCGGTGCGAGATGAGACTGCAGGAGTCGATGACCCGCGACGGAATCGATATCCTCTGGAACAGCGAGGTGAAGGAGATCCTTGGTGATAAAGTCGTCACA
Coding sequences within it:
- a CDS encoding FAD-dependent oxidoreductase; protein product: MDKKLDPDSKPKTELITEDIKKILKETFEELRDDVVIEVFTGKGTNDVFNETLTGLVKVLAEISPKIKASFYTLGDEHSGERGVTKSPTLLVAPDKYRIRFTGAPLGEEGRSLILAILMASTGSVVISEKSLKRLMEIDTKREIQVFVSPTCPYCPQEVAYAVSAAIARRDFVSAEVIEIFENRDIAEKFGIVSVPQTFINGILTSPGAEPEDYFVESLLSLKRPEVVPTEVSDVPVEKDLVVVGAGPAGMTAAIYAERAGLKTVILERENIGGQVTITPEVENYPGFTRIPGKTLVDMMAQQAAQYSEIHLSEEVKEIESVDGRFQIKSNWAIYRTKGIIIATGVANKRLDVPGESRLYGRGVSYCAECDGYFFKDGKKVIVVGGGNTAATYALYLNTLGAKVTLIHRREALRCEMRLQESMTRDGIDILWNSEVKEILGDKVVTGVKIEDKKEKVVKEMAVDGVFVAIGYIPNNEVAKMLGLGIDEEGYIKVDEHRRTSVPMVYAAGDITGGVKQIVVAVGEGSQAALTAFEDLETPYWVEKK
- a CDS encoding transaldolase family protein; its protein translation is MRPENLKTRIFLDGGDPHETKQVLDLLGFLDGQTTNPTLIAKNPSARKRLEKGDKFTGEEILNFYHFVVREVSGLLPQGSISVEVYADASTPAEQMLKQGREMFSWIPNAHIKFPTSREGLKAAEAAVKEGLRVNMTLCFTQEQAAAVYSATLGGKRGNVFLSPFIGRLDDKGENGMDLIANILCMYRKGNAHVEVLTASVRTLDHLLYALKLGSDIITAPFTILKEWKEKGLIIPGGDYAYQSRDLKSIPYKQIDLTGRSQDYDISHDLTDKGMERFSSDWNALIR
- the zwf gene encoding glucose-6-phosphate dehydrogenase, with translation MSEEIIDSRFLQTCDISLEEFTLQPCTMVIFGGAGDLSRKKLLPSVFHLFKERELTDGFSLLGFGRKELTDEQYRAMMEEEVKSFGEGLYDEGTWREFDKHVFSLSGTFEDDESYKRLRDKIEGITTPDGGGNKNVIYYLAVPPQVTPVLVKKLKYHNLCRGPFNTKIIVEKPFGSDLSSARELNRILTGAFREEQVYRIDHYLGKEPVQNIIFFRFSNMIFEQIWNRLFVDNVQITVAESIGIEGRGGFYEQTGVVRDIVQNHMLQILGFIAMEPPVGFRADFIRDEKVKILRSMRPMSPDYIDRFVVRGQYGRGKQNGAAVPAYGEEEGVGPASLVPTFFAGKFYIDNLRWAGVPFYLRTGKRMKKRVTEICIQLKRLPLQLFGRTCDSMEPNVLVLTIQPDEKISMRFMVKYPYVSNQIYSTKMVFSYREAFKTPEHPAYEQLLVDCMKGDLTPFVRQDEVELMWEIVDPIIRRWEEVTPENFPNYAAGTWGPPEAHLLLEQEDRCWITD